In the genome of Jaculus jaculus isolate mJacJac1 chromosome 11, mJacJac1.mat.Y.cur, whole genome shotgun sequence, the window AGTTCCCTGTGATGGGGACTACATTATGCAACAGAGGATTGCTAGCATCTATCCCTGACCTCCAGTAACTAGATGATACCTAACGATTTCTCCAACACTGCCTAATATGTCTGAGGGTCAGAAATTCCCTTGGATGAGAATAACTGAGCCAGACCCCCAACAGCTACTTGGCAAAGTTTCTCTCAGCCCAGCTCACCCCAAACTGATCTTAAACTTGCTCCCCACCACCTCTTCTCAGATCTATCCCAGTGCTTGTGAGCTTTGGGCATGAAATCTGACTACACTACATTTAGGTTAGTCTCATGGCCTCTAaccgggggagggaggggagggtcgGCCCAGTCTCTGTAGTTGGCTTTACTCTGTCAGTGAAGCCAGAGTTCCTAAAGCCCTACTTTGTCCCTCACAATGGCACCTATCTTCCAAAATGCCTACCTACCCCAGTCCTCCTGGGGTCTCCCAGCTATAGCTGAAGGGTCTGTCAGTCCTACTCCCCAAGCCCACACTACTAACCTTGGCTAGAGACATTCAAGCAGAAGTACATGCCATAGATGATATACACATACAGGGTCCCAGGTTTCATGAACATGCCACGGTTGCGGGGGCTCTGACGGCCACCCCTCGAGTGAGCAGCTTCATCCTCTGGTCCCAAGTATGCCTCAGTTTCAACAATACGACCACGGAGCTCAGTGCCATCAGCAAGTCGCCGGACAAGGACCTGTGGGCAGTCAGTTTGCTTATGGCCAGAGGGATGGCAGTCCCCATCACCCTGACAGTACCCAGCCTAGCCCACCTATTTTCAGCTTAGGCACCCAAGCCCACCCACATGGCTCCATCCTACTGCTTCTGTTACTCAAGAGTCTGAATGTCACTGCTGATGCCAACAGCCCTGTTGGATCACCATACTACATATTCTTGCTTGCTAAGGACATTGCTGTCACCTCAAGATTCACTGTATTGATTGGCCTCCAAGTACCCTCAGTGGAGCCTTGGCTTCTCCTATTTTCCTTGAGAGAACATAAACAATCAGCATGAGGCTGGGCAGTGCAGATGGTACTAGGCATAAGGGTGTCCCCACAGACCTGCCTGGGACATTCCAGTTTGTGATGTGCCCCCAATGAGGACTTGTAAAGATCTTCACACTCAGCTCACGCCCACTACAGTAAAGCTTTTCTGAGTAGTAGGTCCAGCCTTCCTGCAGTTTGGGACATGACTCTGAGAATGGCCAAAAGTCTTGACTCATTCAACTAGACCTCAGAGATGCTCACAGGGACCATTCACATCTGCAGCACCTCACTCATCCTTAGGGGATTAGTTGGCCAGACAGGCCTCCTTCATCTCAGCCCAGGTAACCCATGGTACTTGAAAGTCAGTGTTGACAGGGTGGAGGAAAGGAGGGATTGATGCTTGTTATGGAATCCCAGCAATCTCTTATCAGCACCCAAAGCACTGAAGACAGGAATGAACTCCTtggaagaaggggagaaagggtGGCCCTGTCCCATCTTTCCAGATCAGAAGTGTTCCACTGATTACACTCATATGCTCCCACATCTCCAAGGGGCACACTGGGGAGACCCAGCTGCCCTTCTGGAGGGTGTATCTAGCGTTTTCCTGGTGGACGGTACTGGGGAAACAACACATTCTTCAGCCCACAGTAGTATGAGTTGTTAAGACCACTTATGGTGTGAACCTTCTACTGAGTTTATGACCCACACCCTGCATTATAGTTAGTGAAAAGTTTGTCCTTCCTGACCAAAAAGACAGTGGTGAAACACCACCTTCTGTGCTAGTTAGCATCTTGTCTACCAGTGTGGTGTCAAGTGAGCACAATAGGGGCCCACTTGATACATCCAGGAAGCTGAATAGAGGCAGATATGTTATGTGGTACTGGGTCACCCCTGGGCCCTTGACCTGAACAGATTAATGCCCTACATGCTGTTTTGTCCTATCATCAATAGGGTGCATTTAGAAAGAGCTTCTGACCTTTATAGTTGAAACCATCCTCATGGAACAGAATCTCATCCTTTCTCTAGTAGGTTGGGATCTATTCCTTTTAGCATCTGttttttgtttaaggtagggtcttattctggcccaggctgacctggaatttactatggagtctcagggtggctttgaactcacagcaatcctcctacctctgcctggcttttttgtttttttgaggtagggtcttgcgttagcccaggctgacctggaattcattatgctcGCCTCAGACTCcagtgatctacctctgcctcccgagtgctgggattaaaggtgtgtatcaccatgaaAAAAGTATTTGCTCGCttttttgagagacaaagaggcagatggtgagaatgggcacgccaaggcctctagccactgcaaacaaattccagatatttaccaccttgtgcatctggtttacatgggaacttgggtccttagtttagggaggcaagtgccttaacgactaagccatctctccagcccagaacctaaCTCTTGGCACCAGTTTTTCTATTAGTCAGAGAAACTAGCTCCTCTTGTCCATTTTAGCCCAAAGGTGAGCTTGTTAAAGGACAAAAAGTAGACCAGGGAACCTGTAGAAGAACCAGAAGGCTTGCCCTTTGGTACCCAGGAACAATGTCTAGATGGTGCTCCACGTGGACCAAGCCAACTATGCACTGTGTGTGTAGGGTCACGGGCTACACTGTAGGACACACTAGATTGGGCCTGTTGCAGTTCCTGCTTCCCGTCCCAAACATGCCTGACACAGCTGGGATCCTGGACCTATATCCAACCTCAGGGGGTCACTAAACAGCCAACATTGACACTGAGCCACAAAGTGGGAATCTCAACCAATTCTGAGGCTAGCAACCAAATGGTAGCCCTAGCCCAAGGCAGATACTGTGTCAGGGTCAGGGCAGGCAAAGGTGGTCCCTCACAGATGCTGGAGCCAACACAGTTCAGAGTCCTGCCCTGAAGGGAAATCCCAAGTGGAATAGGGACAAAGCTCTTAATAGGAAAAGCAAGTAGTGCATCTCCTGTCATTGCTAGACAACTAGTAGCTCTTCCACCCAGCGCCAGTACTGCCAAAGCCTGTATTTGTCTGCAGTGATCCCAGACAACAATCATACTATATTGTGAGGGCAAAGCAGGTGGCTGTGTGAGCACAAGGAGGGTCAAGTCAGAGATATGAACCAGTACTGAGAAGGCTGGGGCTCATGACACCTGCATGGTATTTCTGCAAAGATGACGTCATTCCATTTATATTACCTGTCCCAGAAAGGCCCGGGCTAAGGCAATTGCTGGCTGGTCAAAAAACTCTAACCCCAGCCGGGCAGGGTgggcctttgggctggagaagtagATGCTGCGCTGGAGACCCAGGGTTGAGGGTAGTCTCTCCTTAGGGGAAGAGTTAGCTGTGTCTGATGGGGGCAGCTGTGACTCTGTCTCTGTCAGTCTCTGCTTTTTGTGCCCCATTTTTCGGGAAATctgtaatgggaaaaaaaaagtgtctgccTTAGTtttttcatctgcaaaatggggtgCCTACCTGTGGATCATTGTGAAGCACAAGCTGAATGCTCCTGCTGACACATAGCAGACTCAGGAAGCTTTGGAACATGCACAATCCGGGTGATGAAGGGCTTACAATTCAGTAAACTGAACACAGGAGATGCATAGCTTGGGGGTCTAGGGTTACAGGACCTAGGGAGGGGAAAGGTGAGTGACAGTCCTAGTCAAAGAGCTGAGACTTTCCAATTCCTATCTGTCACGTGAACTGCAAGGAAACTTATGAATTTGTTTCGGGAACCTTGCTCTTTGTTCCCAACCCTGGACAGGAATTTAAAgcacttctgagtgctgg includes:
- the Mpg gene encoding DNA-3-methyladenine glycosylase, yielding MPARSGAQISRKMGHKKQRLTETESQLPPSDTANSSPKERLPSTLGLQRSIYFSSPKAHPARLGLEFFDQPAIALARAFLGQVLVRRLADGTELRGRIVETEAYLGPEDEAAHSRGGRQSPRNRGMFMKPGTLYVYIIYGMYFCLNVSSQGEGACVLLRALEPLEGVEMMRQLRSTLRKGTISRVLKDRELCSGPSKLCQALAIDKSFDQRDLAQDEAVWLECGPQGPNESAIVAAARVGIGHAGEWTQKPLRFYVRGSPWVSVVDRVAEKDV